In Deltaproteobacteria bacterium, a single window of DNA contains:
- a CDS encoding PilZ domain-containing protein has product MTLERRRHCRVDAINLLNFSCFDAADRMVEQGMGRTLNVSESGILLETAVPMDLDAVVYVTVAFDDELVDVKGRVVRCKESADKAYEMGITFIDIDEKRLHFIKEYIKMFLATCDTPD; this is encoded by the coding sequence ATGACGCTGGAACGAAGACGCCATTGCCGGGTGGACGCCATAAATCTTCTCAATTTCTCCTGCTTCGATGCGGCTGACCGCATGGTGGAGCAGGGAATGGGACGGACCTTGAACGTCTCCGAGTCCGGCATCCTTTTGGAGACCGCCGTGCCCATGGACCTTGATGCCGTGGTCTACGTCACCGTGGCCTTTGACGACGAGCTTGTGGACGTGAAGGGCCGGGTGGTCCGGTGCAAGGAGAGCGCCGATAAAGCCTATGAAATGGGCATAACCTTCATAGACATAGATGAAAAGCGCCTGCATTTCATCAAGGAATACATAAAAATGTTCCTGGCGACCTGCGATACTCCCGACTGA
- a CDS encoding AAA family ATPase: MDQHENMPRPEEVEKEISEYLSKRFGDKVKIVAATALAEEDGERRDKVGPSKKKPFNFSIKPEELTGYLNRYIVRQDRAKAVLSTKICTHYNRVARASEGSFANSPAVGGVKNNVLLLGPTGVGKTYMIRLIAKKLGVPFVKGDATKFSETGYVGGDVEDLVRDLVRESDDDLDRAQYGIIYIDEIDKIASPGNVIGLDVSRTGVQRALLKPMEETEVELKVPHDPISMMREMERMRREGDKAPRTVSTRNILFIMSGAFTELSQIIKKRVETQGIGFSAAMRKNGDDSGYLAQVRSQDLVAYGFESEFIGRIPIVATLSALSADDLFDILKNPNNPIILSKKLDFAAYGISLKFTDCALKRIAENAATENTGARGLVSAVEKALLVFEHRLPSTEIKSFVVTGEVVDDPDGALSRLLADPSDPCFQAAFDRAAQTEREWLASRFRSLQADLGEKYAVKLTPERALIAADLYAKSPGDLESIAADLKRRLDRVKTLEIRFLKDHDLDIAFDDDAANILVPGLDTENDLDACYRHLTAGLEYGLKLVKEKTGAGKFLITPKALNEPEGFIKDLLASKTPV, encoded by the coding sequence ATGGACCAGCATGAAAACATGCCCCGGCCCGAGGAAGTGGAAAAGGAAATTTCCGAGTACCTTTCCAAAAGGTTCGGGGACAAGGTGAAAATCGTGGCCGCAACCGCCCTGGCCGAGGAAGACGGCGAACGCCGGGACAAGGTCGGCCCCTCCAAAAAAAAGCCCTTCAATTTCAGCATCAAGCCCGAAGAACTCACCGGCTACCTCAACCGCTACATAGTGCGCCAGGACAGGGCCAAGGCCGTACTGTCCACAAAGATCTGCACCCACTACAACCGTGTGGCCCGCGCCTCCGAAGGCTCTTTCGCCAACTCACCCGCCGTGGGCGGCGTCAAGAACAACGTGCTCCTTTTGGGTCCCACCGGTGTCGGCAAGACCTACATGATAAGGCTCATCGCCAAAAAACTGGGGGTTCCCTTCGTGAAGGGCGACGCCACCAAGTTTTCGGAAACCGGCTACGTGGGCGGCGACGTGGAAGATCTGGTGCGCGACCTGGTGCGCGAGTCGGACGACGACCTTGACCGCGCCCAGTACGGCATCATCTACATCGACGAGATTGATAAGATCGCTTCGCCCGGAAACGTGATAGGGCTTGACGTTTCCCGCACCGGGGTCCAGCGGGCGCTTTTGAAGCCGATGGAAGAGACCGAGGTTGAGCTCAAAGTCCCCCACGACCCCATCTCCATGATGCGGGAAATGGAGCGCATGAGGCGCGAGGGCGACAAGGCCCCCCGCACAGTAAGCACCCGGAACATCCTTTTCATCATGAGCGGCGCTTTCACCGAGCTTTCCCAGATCATCAAAAAGCGCGTGGAAACCCAAGGCATAGGCTTTTCAGCCGCCATGCGCAAAAACGGCGACGATTCGGGCTATCTGGCCCAGGTGCGGAGCCAGGACCTTGTGGCCTACGGGTTCGAGAGCGAGTTCATAGGCAGGATTCCCATAGTGGCCACCCTGTCGGCCCTGTCGGCGGATGATCTCTTCGACATCCTCAAAAACCCCAACAACCCCATAATACTAAGCAAAAAGCTCGACTTCGCAGCCTACGGAATAAGCCTCAAGTTCACCGACTGCGCCCTTAAGCGCATCGCCGAAAACGCCGCAACGGAAAACACGGGCGCGCGCGGCCTCGTGAGCGCGGTGGAAAAGGCCCTCCTGGTCTTCGAGCACAGGCTTCCGTCAACTGAAATCAAGTCCTTCGTGGTGACCGGCGAGGTGGTGGACGACCCGGACGGGGCGCTTTCAAGGCTTCTGGCCGACCCGTCCGATCCCTGTTTTCAGGCGGCCTTTGACCGGGCCGCCCAAACCGAGCGCGAGTGGCTGGCCTCCCGGTTCCGCTCGCTTCAGGCGGACCTTGGGGAAAAGTACGCGGTGAAACTCACCCCGGAGCGGGCGCTGATCGCCGCCGACCTCTACGCCAAATCCCCGGGCGACCTGGAAAGCATCGCCGCCGACCTCAAAAGGCGTCTGGACCGGGTCAAAACGCTCGAAATCCGCTTTCTGAAGGATCACGACCTGGATATCGCCTTTGATGACGACGCCGCAAACATCCTGGTTCCGGGCCTCGATACCGAAAACGACCTGGACGCCTGCTACAGGCACTTGACGGCAGGCCTGGAATATGGCCTAAAACTGGTGAAGGAAAAAACCGGGGCCGGAAAGTTCCTCATCACCCCAAAGGCCCTGAACGAACCGGAAGGCTTTATCAAAGACCTTCTGGCCAGTAAGACGCCCGTCTAA
- the ahbC gene encoding 12,18-didecarboxysiroheme deacetylase yields MIGISKLYCGGVEPSDALRYGRHSGRLPSHLLQFSEDKKPVVVWNMSRRCNLKCVHCYAHATAQAGPEELTTAEGKALIDDLAAYGSPVMLFSGGEPVMREDLVELADHAVKRGMRAVISTNGTLIDKAKAKALKDVGLSYVGVSLDGMREVHDRFRGVKGAFDEALTGIDNCREAGIKVGLRFTVNKRNASEVPAVFDLLEERDIPRICFYHLVYAGRGTKLMEEDLDHAETRAVVDLIMDRARDLSDRGRPKEVLTVDNHADGPYVYLRLLKEDPDRAAQVLELLKMNEGNSTGRGIGCVSWDGSVHADQFFRHVTFGNVRQRPFSVIWEDLSHPILAKLKDKRPHVKGRCAACRWLDICGGNFRVRAEAATGDLWAPDPACYLTDDEIRPA; encoded by the coding sequence ATGATAGGAATATCCAAACTCTACTGCGGCGGCGTGGAGCCCTCGGACGCCCTTCGCTACGGCAGGCATTCGGGCAGGCTTCCCTCGCACCTTCTCCAGTTCTCCGAAGACAAGAAACCCGTGGTGGTGTGGAACATGAGTCGGCGGTGCAATCTTAAATGCGTGCACTGCTACGCCCACGCAACCGCCCAGGCCGGGCCGGAGGAGCTTACCACGGCGGAGGGCAAGGCCCTCATCGACGACCTTGCCGCCTACGGAAGCCCGGTCATGCTCTTTTCCGGCGGTGAGCCGGTGATGCGGGAAGACCTGGTGGAGCTTGCCGACCACGCCGTAAAGCGCGGCATGAGGGCCGTAATCTCCACCAACGGGACCTTGATCGACAAGGCGAAGGCCAAGGCCTTAAAGGACGTGGGCCTTTCCTACGTGGGCGTGAGCCTGGACGGCATGCGCGAGGTCCACGACAGGTTCCGGGGCGTAAAGGGCGCTTTCGACGAGGCTTTAACCGGCATCGACAACTGCCGAGAGGCGGGCATCAAGGTGGGGCTAAGGTTCACCGTCAACAAGCGCAACGCCTCGGAAGTCCCGGCTGTCTTCGATCTATTAGAGGAGCGCGACATACCGCGCATCTGCTTCTATCACCTGGTCTACGCGGGCCGGGGCACCAAACTCATGGAAGAGGACCTCGACCACGCCGAAACCCGCGCGGTTGTGGACCTCATCATGGACCGGGCGCGCGATCTCTCCGACCGGGGCAGGCCCAAGGAGGTCCTAACCGTCGATAATCACGCGGACGGGCCCTACGTCTACCTGCGGCTTCTGAAGGAGGACCCGGACCGGGCGGCCCAGGTGCTGGAGCTGTTAAAAATGAACGAGGGAAACAGCACAGGCCGGGGCATCGGCTGCGTTAGCTGGGACGGAAGCGTCCACGCCGACCAGTTCTTCCGCCATGTCACATTCGGAAACGTGCGCCAGCGCCCATTTTCCGTCATCTGGGAGGACCTCTCCCACCCCATTCTCGCCAAGTTGAAGGACAAGCGCCCCCACGTCAAGGGCCGTTGCGCCGCCTGCCGCTGGTTGGACATCTGCGGCGGCAACTTCCGCGTCCGCGCCGAGGCCGCCACCGGCGACCTCTGGGCCCCCGACCCGGCGTGCTATTTAACGGATGATGAGATCAGACCTGCATAA